In Quercus robur chromosome 10, dhQueRobu3.1, whole genome shotgun sequence, a genomic segment contains:
- the LOC126704186 gene encoding RNA polymerase II C-terminal domain phosphatase-like 4, with protein MTIMMIHLKKILRRLVNIYVFIEESVSCERLAFKNVHRGMWLWLNKEEMDRIRKVESEKLLEDKKMVLVLDLDQTLIHSTEQEKYLRTPQELMQHELRDSLFRLSRPWEKMMLKLRPFVHTFLKEASTMFEIYMCTTGTRSYALKATEFLDPENFYFKYSRIIAREDLFETDEKNLDLVLREQRMVLALDDTKSVWRKNEVNLILVKKYHYFDSDDDLSHVSLSASETDEDEATGTLPAVLEELKVIHRLFFNPKFEAGLSHRNVGFIFARRSVLRGCTLSFKHIFPSDFMRENSRLWLMAEELGAKFSMDILLYPITHMVTWFATAEEFQKAELEEFILIHPKWLRACYYAVSRVSD; from the coding sequence ATGACGATTATGATGATACACTTGAAGAAAATACTGAGGAGACTTGTGAACATCTATGTGTTTATAGAGGAAAGTGTGAGCTGTGAAAGGCTAGCATTCAAGAACGTTCATCGGGGTATGTGGTTGTGGCTTAACAAAGAAGAAATGGATCGGATTCGGAAGGTCGAGTCAGAGAAATTGTTAGAAGATAAGAAGATGGTTTTGGTTCTTGATCTAGATCAAACTCTGATTCATTCAACAGAACAAGAAAAATATCTGAGAACCCCTCAAGAACTCATGCAACATGAGTTAAGGGATAGCCTATTCCGTCTGAGTCGACCTTGGGAAAAGATGATGCTCAAGTTGAGACCTTTTGTTCATACTTTTCTGAAAGAAGCGAGTACCATGTTTGAGATTTATATGTGTACAACGGGTACACGAAGCTATGCGTTGAAAGCGACTGAGTTTCTTGACCCTGAAAATTTTTACTTCAAGTACTCAAGAATCATTGCACGTGAAGATTTATTTGAAACAGACGAAAAGAATCTTGATCTTGTGCTAAGGGAGCAACGCATGGTTCTTGCTCTTGATGATACCAAGAGCGTGTGGAGAAAGAATGAAGTAAACTTGATTCTTGTTAAGAAGTATCATTACTTTGATTCAGATGATGACTTGAGTCATGTATCTCTTTCTGCATCGGAAACTGATGAAGATGAGGCCACTGGCACCCTCCCCGCTGTTCTCGAAGAACTTAAAGTAATACACAGACtgtttttcaacccaaaatttGAAGCTGGTTTAAGTCATAGAAATGTTGGATTCATATTTGCTCGCCGTAGCGTTCTCCGAGGGTGTACATTATCCTTCAAACATATTTTCCCTTCAGATTTTATGCGTGAAAATTCGCGTCTCTGGCTGATGGCGGAGGAGTTAGGGGCCAAATTTTCAATGGATATTTTGTTATACCCCATCACACATATGGTCACTTGGTTTGCCACAGCGGAGGAGTTTCAGAAGGCAGAGCTGGAAGAATTTATTTTGATCCATCCAAAGTGGCTACGTGCTTGCTACTATGCAGTCAGTAGGGTATCTGATTAA